CGGGATTTAGGGACCTATATCATTGGTGAGCCATTAAATATTATTCGGAGATTGAAGACGCAAGGCGTTATCGAGTCCGAGGATCAGATTCCGTATAAATATAATGCTTACGGTGAAAAACAATATTTACATCCGGATATGTATGAAGGGGAACGCCAGTTTTACACGGTAGGAGATATGTATTATTATGATGCGAATGGAGATGGTTTGATTGATCCCGCTTCTGATGCTATCTATGTGGGGAGTCCTCTCCCGGAGGCCCAAGGGGGTATTATGACAGAATTGCAATGGAAAGGGTTTGATTTATCTATGAATTTCACTTATTCCTTGGGGCGTACGATCATCAATGCCGGGAAGGCAGAGGCTATTGCGGTGAATAGCTCCACGTTAGACGGTCCTATTTTAGAGGATATTCGTAAATATACATTCTGGGAAAAAGCCGGGGATAAAGCGGACTTCCCTAGATTATCTTATGATGTTGGAAAAAATAACACGGGAATTTACAGTGATCAGTTCGTGGAGGATGTGAATTATCTTCGGATGAAGAGTTTTGTTCTGGGTTATACTCTACCGAAGAAAGTTACGGATCGAATGCGTTTACAAAAAGTTCGAGCCTATATCAGCGGGGAGAATTTGTTTACTTGGACCAATTATTCTGGAATGGACCCCGAGGCCGTTGACTTGATGACAGGATTTGATAATGTTCGAAAATATCCGTTGAATCGGAAGTTTACTTTAGGTTTGTCAATTAACTTTTAATAGAAGCTATGATGAAGAGGTTTACAATTATACTATTTCTGCCGGTGATCATGATGTTACATTCCTCGTGTAACGGGTTAATGGATATAGAGCCGGAGAATTCAATGACCTACTATAATTTTTTCAAGACAGAACAAGATTTTGAGGGGATTATGCGGGGTGCTTATGAAACTTATCGCGGTGCTTACGAGTATTCTACGCCTCGTGCTATTTCCGGGGAAATTATGGACGAGTGTGATCATTATCTGACAAAGGCATTAAGAATACTGGATGCAACGACAATTAATAGTGACGTGACAGCCTGTTCTTGGTATAGTTACTATCAGGCAATTACGCAGGCAATGATGGTGATCGAGAACATTGATAAAGCTGATTTACCCAAGGAGAGACATGACTACTGGTTGGGACAAGCGCTATTTTATAAAGCTTTATGCTATTTCGAGATTGTTCGGGATTGGGGGGATTGTCCATACGTTGCGACTTCTTACAAGGTTGAGCCTTTAGCTCGTAAGCCGTGGAATGAGATTTTGGATATTGCTATTTCTGACATGAAACAAGCTACTACTTTGCTGGATGTTTGGAATAACTTGACAGATGCCAGCGGGAATAAGGTAACAACGAAACAAATCCCCGGGAAAGAAGCGGCTTACGCCATGTTAGCACACATGTACGCATGGGAAGGGAGTCTGTTAAATAATAACGACACCTTGCAAAAGGCGATAGATGCGGCAACTTGGGTTATCGAGAAAGGAGGATTCACGTTGGCAGCCGATCCGGAAGAGGTATGCACGAAGTTGCTATTAGGTAAGCATCCCGAATCTATTTTTGAACTGGAAGTGGTGTACACGGACTTGTTGTGGATGGATGTTTACATTGACGAGGAATTGTATTACCAGAGTTACCCGATAGAGCCTAATTCGACGCCGGGAGATATTGCTTGGAAAGATATGAAAATTAAAGCGGAGAGAGTGTTGAAAATGTACAAAGAGGGGGATAAACGAAGAGATGCTTATTTCTACAAACCGGCTGAAATGATTGATGTTGAAGAAACCGAGGGATGGGCTCTTATGCAACGTAGAAGAGATATAGTTGAAGATAAAACATGGTCATCTCCTTCCATGTGGTTCCAGAATTTTGCAGGAAACGTTATACGTACCCGTTTGGCCGATATTCTTTTGCTGCGGGCGGAATGTTACGCCAAGTTAGGAAAAGATGATCTGGCAAAATCTGACTTGGATCGGGTAAGAGACCGGGCCGGGGCAGCAAGATATACTGCAGCAGAAGGATCTATTTATAGAGCCGTTTTTGAAGAAAGGGAGAAAGAATTACTTCTTGAGCGTCATCGTTGGTATGATATGGTACGGACGGGATATTGGAAAACGGATATGACCGAGGAATATGCAAGACTAACGGATCAAGATGTTGAGGACGGGGCTTTGTATCTACCTGTTCATTACCTCGCGTTTAATTCCAATAAATTGATGCGTCAAACTAGATATTGGTTAAAGAGACAATAAAATGTGAAAGCTATGAATAAGATATTTATAATACTGCTGATGGTTTTTATCGGGTCAGCTTGTACGAAAGAAAATTTTATAGACACGGGAAAGGCTTCCGGAATTTTTGACGGGAATATACTGGAATACATGAAGAATGATCCGTATAACTGGGATTCAACCGTGGTCGTTATTGAATGGGCGGGATTGACTTCCTTGTTTGAAGGAAAGGATGCGCAATATCCTGAAATAACTTTCTTTGGGCCGACCAGACTTTCCATCCTGCGCTATATGTTGAATAATGGAATCGAGCGGATAAAAGATGTTGAGCCGCAAGTGTGGAAAGAGATGATGCTTAGATACGTGATTTCGGGGAAACACATGAAAGATAGTTTTGCTGTTGGCGATGTTGATGGCGGGGGTGACGAGTTTACTGCAATAGCGGGGAATCGCATCCGGGTTTATCGAAAATTGAACCCTTACAAGGAAACCCCGGATGTCGGTGCTGCTACCTTGCACATACAATCCATTGATACGGAATATTCTATCGTGATGATTGCATCTGCGGACATTGAGCCTGATAACGGGGCCGTGCATTCATTAGTGTATGGCTTTACATTTGGAAAATTTTAAAACAAAAGCATTATGAAACAGATCATATACATTCTATTCATGTTTTTCGCTTTCATAGCCTGTGATGAAACAAAGGTCGGCTACTTGGAAGTGGATGAGGCCAGTTATGATCCCAACACGATGATCGTTCAAAAGAACCCGGATGAGGAAGAAGAGGCAGACCGGATTGAACGGAAATACCCTTGGGTGTCTTCGCCAATACAGGGGATATTGGGAACTTATCCGATTCATTATAAAATTGCAGGAGTACATACCAGTGATGGCGATGTTGAGTCTTTTTATAATGAAGTGCAACTGAGAGGAGATAGTTGTTTTGAAGTACCTTTTGAGAATTCAATAAAGGAAGGAACCTATTATATTGACGTGAATATTTATAATCGAGGGTATTCCCTCGTGAGGGATTCGCTCTTTATTATAGTGGTGGAATAAGGTAACATGGTTGTACCGGATGTCTCTGGTACAACCTTATTTCTAAGAGAATATATGAGAAAAATAGTTTTATTATTGTTGTTGGGATTTGCCCAACTTTACTCTAATGCTCAATATAAAATGGACACTCCGGTTCCCTTGAACCC
The window above is part of the Butyricimonas paravirosa genome. Proteins encoded here:
- a CDS encoding RagB/SusD family nutrient uptake outer membrane protein, which codes for MKRFTIILFLPVIMMLHSSCNGLMDIEPENSMTYYNFFKTEQDFEGIMRGAYETYRGAYEYSTPRAISGEIMDECDHYLTKALRILDATTINSDVTACSWYSYYQAITQAMMVIENIDKADLPKERHDYWLGQALFYKALCYFEIVRDWGDCPYVATSYKVEPLARKPWNEILDIAISDMKQATTLLDVWNNLTDASGNKVTTKQIPGKEAAYAMLAHMYAWEGSLLNNNDTLQKAIDAATWVIEKGGFTLAADPEEVCTKLLLGKHPESIFELEVVYTDLLWMDVYIDEELYYQSYPIEPNSTPGDIAWKDMKIKAERVLKMYKEGDKRRDAYFYKPAEMIDVEETEGWALMQRRRDIVEDKTWSSPSMWFQNFAGNVIRTRLADILLLRAECYAKLGKDDLAKSDLDRVRDRAGAARYTAAEGSIYRAVFEEREKELLLERHRWYDMVRTGYWKTDMTEEYARLTDQDVEDGALYLPVHYLAFNSNKLMRQTRYWLKRQ